From Paenibacillus sp. PK3_47, the proteins below share one genomic window:
- a CDS encoding sugar phosphate isomerase/epimerase, with protein sequence MKLGVFMVLFGGRKLEDALDYVVSKGLKAVEIGTGGNPGNSHCDPKLLLENEAALKEFKHAVESRGLMISALSCHGNPLHPQKELARKDHEDFVNSVKLAQKLGVQVVNTFSGCPGDHEDAKYPNWPVAPWPNDYQEILTWQWENKVIPYWKEMGAFATEHDVKIGLELHGGFSVHTPGTLLRLREAAGEAIGANLDPSHMWWQGIDPVQAIHILGRQGAIHHFHAKDTVIDPVNVNMHGLTDMQSYTNMLDRAWQFRSVGYGHDVKTWADIISALRLVGYDYVVSIEHEDGLMSVEEGFSKAVDNLRQVLIEEPLADMWWV encoded by the coding sequence ATGAAACTTGGAGTATTTATGGTGCTTTTCGGCGGTCGTAAGCTGGAGGATGCGCTGGATTATGTAGTTTCCAAAGGGCTGAAGGCAGTAGAAATCGGAACGGGCGGCAATCCGGGCAACAGTCACTGTGATCCGAAGCTCCTGCTTGAGAATGAAGCTGCACTTAAGGAGTTCAAGCATGCTGTAGAATCCCGCGGACTGATGATCAGCGCGCTGAGCTGCCATGGTAATCCGCTGCATCCGCAAAAGGAGCTGGCCCGCAAGGATCACGAGGATTTTGTGAACTCGGTCAAGCTCGCCCAGAAGCTTGGCGTACAGGTTGTAAATACCTTTTCGGGCTGTCCGGGTGACCATGAGGATGCCAAATATCCGAACTGGCCGGTTGCACCCTGGCCGAATGATTACCAGGAAATTCTAACCTGGCAGTGGGAGAATAAAGTTATTCCATACTGGAAGGAAATGGGCGCTTTTGCAACAGAACATGATGTGAAGATCGGCCTGGAGCTGCATGGAGGGTTCTCCGTGCACACCCCTGGAACGCTGCTGCGCCTGAGAGAAGCTGCCGGTGAGGCCATCGGGGCCAACCTGGATCCGAGCCACATGTGGTGGCAGGGGATTGATCCGGTGCAGGCGATCCATATCCTCGGACGTCAAGGAGCGATTCATCATTTCCATGCCAAAGACACGGTCATTGATCCGGTGAATGTAAATATGCACGGATTGACGGATATGCAGTCTTATACAAATATGCTTGACCGTGCCTGGCAGTTCCGTTCGGTGGGCTACGGCCATGACGTGAAGACCTGGGCTGATATTATCAGCGCGCTGCGTCTGGTGGGCTACGACTACGTTGTTAGCATCGAGCACGAAGACGGTCTGATGTCTGTTGAAGAAGGCTTCTCCAAAGCTGTTGATAATCTCCGCCAGGTACTGATCGAGGAACCGCTGGCAGACATGTGGTGGGTCTAA
- a CDS encoding aminoglycoside phosphotransferase family protein, translating into MVGLTLMDSFTKVQLDERQLGLLVSAAFGEDTAVISGTELTGGYFNTAYDLELSDGRSVILKIAPAAETEMLSYEKDIMRAEVEALELVADIGGIPVPEVYSYDESLRLISSPYFFMEKIEGQPYSEVKESLSPEERSSIEHQIGRYQRLINEIKGSGFGLFGQSPAETGQSWRATFTSLMNRLLADAAWLGVTLPAAQEEIRRVLERYYSALDEVTEPRLIHWDLWNGNVFVKDGRVISIIDWERALWGDVLLEYYFRHFENSQAFYAGYGADFDSPNERLRKKLYDLYLDLILVIECYSRQYKDENHVRWTADNLARGWESFTADSEAIR; encoded by the coding sequence GTGGTGGGTCTAACCCTGATGGACAGCTTCACCAAAGTCCAACTGGATGAACGGCAGCTGGGACTTCTGGTCTCGGCTGCTTTCGGTGAGGATACAGCTGTAATCTCCGGCACAGAGCTGACCGGCGGCTACTTTAATACAGCCTATGACCTCGAATTAAGCGACGGCCGGTCTGTAATCCTTAAGATTGCCCCTGCAGCAGAGACGGAAATGCTGAGCTATGAGAAGGACATCATGCGCGCAGAAGTCGAAGCGCTGGAGCTGGTGGCAGACATAGGCGGTATTCCTGTACCTGAGGTCTACAGTTACGACGAGAGTCTGCGGCTGATCTCTTCGCCCTACTTCTTTATGGAGAAGATTGAGGGGCAGCCGTACAGTGAAGTGAAGGAAAGCCTGTCCCCGGAGGAGCGGTCATCCATTGAGCACCAGATTGGACGCTACCAGCGGCTGATTAATGAGATCAAAGGCAGCGGCTTCGGGTTGTTCGGACAGAGTCCGGCAGAAACGGGACAGTCTTGGCGCGCTACGTTTACCTCCCTGATGAACAGGCTGCTTGCCGATGCCGCATGGCTAGGCGTAACGCTTCCTGCTGCGCAGGAGGAAATCAGGCGGGTATTGGAGCGGTATTATTCCGCATTGGATGAGGTTACGGAGCCCCGGCTCATACATTGGGATCTGTGGAACGGCAACGTGTTTGTAAAGGACGGAAGGGTCATCTCGATTATAGACTGGGAACGGGCATTGTGGGGGGACGTTCTGCTGGAATACTACTTCCGGCATTTCGAGAATTCGCAGGCTTTTTATGCGGGCTACGGGGCAGACTTTGACAGCCCGAATGAGCGGCTGCGCAAAAAGCTGTATGACCTGTATCTGGATCTGATCCTGGTGATTGAATGCTATTCCAGACAATACAAGGACGAAAATCATGTGCGCTGGACGGCTGATAATCTTGCACGGGGCTGGGAATCGTTCACTGCTGACAGTGAGGCTATACGATAG
- the fabV gene encoding enoyl-ACP reductase FabV translates to MIIKPRTRGFICTTAHPEGCALQVQRQIDYIRQQPGIAGPRSVLVIGASTGYGLASRIAAAFGAGAATVGVYRQSSPSDTRTASAGWYNSAAFERFAGAAGLKSYSVCGDALTQETKDRTIKLIRQELGQVDLVVYSVATARRNDPASGKVHHSVLKPIGKPYTNKTVNFHTGEVSEITIEPASDIEIQDTVKVMGGEDWQLWIDSLRQAGVLADHAVTLAFSYIGPELTRAIYRDGTIGRAKDHLEATAVQLNEQLAPAGGQAFVAVSKGLVTQSSSAIPVVPLYISILYKVMKEQGLHEGCIEQAYRLFADRLYSHGGPALDEAGRIRIDDREMKPEVQAEVDRLWSHINTGNIHELSDLESYRREFFQLFGFETEGVDYEADSNPLVGIPNAQL, encoded by the coding sequence ATGATCATCAAACCCAGAACACGCGGTTTTATATGTACAACTGCCCATCCCGAAGGCTGTGCCCTCCAGGTACAGCGGCAGATTGATTATATCCGGCAGCAGCCGGGCATTGCTGGTCCGCGCAGCGTGCTGGTGATCGGAGCTTCGACCGGTTACGGCCTGGCTTCACGGATTGCGGCGGCTTTTGGTGCCGGAGCCGCCACAGTCGGCGTCTACCGCCAAAGCAGTCCCAGTGATACCCGGACAGCCTCTGCCGGCTGGTATAACTCCGCCGCGTTTGAACGCTTCGCCGGAGCAGCCGGCTTGAAATCATACAGTGTATGCGGGGATGCACTTACACAGGAAACTAAGGACCGGACAATTAAGCTCATCCGTCAGGAGCTGGGTCAGGTTGATCTTGTCGTTTACAGTGTAGCCACAGCCCGCAGAAATGATCCTGCCAGCGGTAAGGTCCATCATTCGGTGCTGAAGCCTATAGGGAAGCCATACACGAATAAGACGGTCAATTTCCATACAGGAGAGGTTAGCGAGATTACCATTGAGCCTGCATCGGATATAGAAATCCAGGACACCGTCAAGGTGATGGGCGGTGAAGACTGGCAGCTGTGGATAGACAGCTTACGCCAGGCCGGGGTATTGGCTGATCATGCTGTAACCTTGGCTTTCTCCTATATTGGTCCGGAGCTTACCAGGGCTATATACCGTGACGGCACTATCGGACGGGCCAAAGACCACCTGGAAGCCACTGCAGTGCAGCTTAATGAACAGCTGGCTCCTGCCGGAGGACAGGCTTTTGTAGCTGTCAGTAAAGGCCTGGTGACCCAATCCAGTTCGGCTATTCCTGTAGTTCCGCTGTACATCTCCATCCTCTATAAAGTCATGAAGGAGCAGGGTCTGCACGAGGGATGCATTGAACAGGCGTACAGGCTGTTTGCTGACCGGCTTTATAGCCACGGTGGCCCGGCACTTGACGAAGCCGGCCGCATCCGCATTGACGATCGGGAAATGAAACCGGAAGTACAGGCTGAGGTGGATAGGTTATGGTCCCATATTAATACTGGCAATATTCATGAGCTGTCGGATCTTGAGAGCTACAGAAGAGAATTCTTCCAGCTGTTCGGCTTTGAAACAGAAGGCGTCGATTATGAAGCAGACAGTAATCCGCTCGTCGGGATTCCCAATGCACAGCTCTAG